Genomic DNA from Leptotrichia wadei:
ATCATACGAACCTAATATATTTTTTCTCACTGTCAAAGTTTTTATATCATTATATGCAATCATTTTCTCAAAAAATAGACCTTTTATTTTCACTTCATAATCAGAAAAATCAAATTTCATCTTATTTTTAATAATCATTACCAAAAGAAATCTATATACGAAATAACTTATTCCAATAGCTAAAAAAAATATTCCACCCTTTTCTTTTTTATTAAATAAAATATCAATTCCTCCTAATAAATGACTTAAATATATTACTAGAAAAAATATATCCCACATATTAATTTCAAATTTTGAATATTTTATTTCCATATAATTTATCTCCATATTTTACTATTTCTTTCAATACTTTCTCCCTTTCTTTTTTATAATATTTCTCTACAATATCTGTTACATCTATGCTTACATCTAGTTCTGTATTCAAATATATTTTATCATCCTTTTTCAAAAATGCTTCCCAAATTTTTCCCGTATTCAAATAAGCCGTGACAATTTCAAAATCATTTTTTAAAATTTTTACTATTTCTCTATTTCTTAGTTTCGATATTTCTTTAAAAAAATTTTCAATATTATCATCTAATTTATCTATATCAACAAAATATATATCATAAAATAATTGTTTTTTATATTCTTTAAATGTATCAAAATATCCTTTAAAATTACTCAATCCTAACCACTGCAACAAAATATCTGAACAAGAAATTTTATTTATTAAACTTATTTCTTCTTTAGACATCAACCTTAATAACTGCTGTTCAGTAAATTTTAAAGGTAAATATTTATAATCGTACTGATAAATCTTTTCTCGATATGGAACCATCAAAAAATTATTCTCAAATTTTACTATACCCATATCACATTTATTTTTTATATCCCCATAATTAAATTCAAACACAAACTTATACCGTGCTTCTTCATTATAAGAAATTAATTCATAACAGTATCCATAATAAACAATTTCATTATTTTTCATAATTTGAAGGTAATCCTCATAGCAACTATCATAATAATTTTCATCCCAAGTAATTATACTTACATCCATTTTATCTCATCCTGTTTATATTAATTTATTCTTGAATTATCATAATTTTTTATAATTCTTAAATATTTAAAAATTTAAATGTTATTTCTTCCTATGCTTTCTTCCTTTCTTCTCTCCAAATGCCTCCAAAATCCCACCTTTCACAAGTTTATTCAAAAATCTTCTAGCTGTTGAATCCGAAACATCCAAAATCTTTTGAGCCTCACTATTGTCAATATAATTATTTTTCTTAAAATATTCTTCTTAGTATTTTCAGCCTTTGTAACTCTTTATCAGTCATTTTATCAGTCAAAATATCAGTCATTTTTAAGTCATTTTTTTCTTTTTTCACAATATTTCCAATTTCCTCTGTTACAACGGTAAATTTAACAACCATTTCTTCTTTTTTATAATCATTCATTGATGTTATTTCAAGATAATATTTTTCTTCCATCAACAAAAATTACAACGAAAAAATTTTCTCATCACACACTTTTTACAATAAAAAATGCAAATATATTACAAAAATTACAACGATACTTTATCATTTTTAAATTTGCTAAAATCCATACAAACACCTTTATTTCATTAAATAGTAGCTTTAACAACTCTATTATGATAGAAAATATTTCTTATTTGAAAATTTTGTTTCCGCATAACTTATTTTTAAACCTTATCTGTATTATTATCAATCAATTCCAAATATTCATTTCCCCAATCGCATAAAGTTTTTAATACAGGCTCAATAGAATTACCTATTTCAGTCAGAGAATATTCAACTTTTGGAGGAATTTCAGGATAAATAGTTCTTTTTATCATTTTTTTATCTTCAAGTTCTCTCAATTGCTCTGTCAAAGTTTTTGTAGTAATATTTCCCAGATTCCTTTGCAATTCATTAAATCTGACTACTTTTTTTATATACAAATTCCATAAAATCCTTAATTTCCATTTTCCACTGAGTATGTTTATTCCTAACTCCATTGGACAAGCGTTTGAAACTGCTTCTGTTTTTGACATATTTTTCCTTCCTTTAATAAAGTATCAAAAAAGATACTTTATATCAAAAATGTGCGTACTTGTATTGATTACAAGAGGTATGTTATACTTTATTATATCAAAAATAATAGAAAGATAAAAGGGTGAGAAGATATGATAATAGATAGTCACCAACATTTAATATTGCCAACAGAATTACAAATTGAACAAATGAATAAAGCAGGAGTAGACAAGGCAATACTTTTTACAACGACTCCGCATCCTGAAAAAGCTAAAACATTGACTGAATTTAAAAATGAGATGTCAATTTTATTTAAAATTTTAGGAGGAGAAAATTCTCTTGAAAATAATAAAAAAAGATTTAAAAAGGATATTTCTGATTTAATGAAAGTGATAAATAATTATCCTGATAAATTTTATGGCTTCGGAACTGTTCCACTTGGATTATCCCTTGAAGAAACTCAAATCTGGATAAAACAATATATTATTGACAATGGATTAAAAGGCATTGGCGAATTTACACCTGGAAATGATGAACAAGTAAGCCAATTGGAAACAATTTTTAAAGCACTAAAACAATATGAAAACTTTCCCATATGGGTTCACACTTTTAATCCAGTCACTCTAAACGGTATAAAAATTCTTGAAAATCTCACAAGAAAATATTTCAAAACACCAGTAATTTTTGGACATATGGGAGGTTATAACTGGATGGAAGTAACAGAAATACACCAAATGCCTACATTGATTTATCCGCTGCTTTTTCTACACTCGCATTAAAAATGATAATAACAGAAGTTCCTGACAAATGTCTATTTAGCTCTGACGCTCCTTACGGTGATTCATTTTTAAATAAACAAGTAATAGAATATTTAAGTCCATCTAAAAAAATATCAGATAAAATACTTGGAGAGAATATCATAAAATTATTGGAATTAAAATAAATATTTTTTTAACAGGGGTATTCCCTACCATACCCCTATAAATCTTCAAAATTTTTCTGCACTGACCAAAAATTCACTTCTGATTAAAATAAAAAGCTTTTTTAAAATTTAAATAGGGGTATAAGGATTAAGCTGTGTCTGAAAACTCAAAATCTATGTTATTTTTAATATTTTTTGATTTTAAAAATTATACAAAGTACGATAAAATAAGTATTTATTATTTTTGAATTTAGAAAAATTTGTTAAAAATTCATCATTTTGAGAGTTTTAAGACATACCCTAATTCAAAAAATCTTAAAATCATTTCCAATAGATTTATTCTACTTCAAAAACCGCCATATACGGCAAATGATCCGATAACTTAGTCCAATCCCTTGAATCATCATTAATATAAAAACTCTTTTTTACTTTGTAATCTGTCCCCTTTTTTGCCATCACATAATCAATTCTAGCCGTTTCAAGCTCCCTATTTTCTGAGTTATTCTTATTTTCCAAATCTCTCCCTTCAAAATAGCTGTCATTCCAATCTTTCCTAATTTTCGCATAATATTCCGTCGTTGGCAAAAGATTAAAATCTCCGCACAAAAACTTCACATCGCCCTTAAATCCCTCAATTGCAGCAAATAAATCAGCCAACTCCTCATTTTTATTGTCCAAACTATTATCAAGATGTGTATTTACGATCAAGATTTTATTTTTAAATTTTTGGGTATTCAATCTTGCTGCTAAAATCTGTCTTTTTTCCTTGCTGCTTCCAGGCAATTGATGAATATAAATATTTTTCACGTCATATTTTGAAATGAAAGCAATTCCATATTCTCCGCTATCAAAGTCCATCGCTTTTTGAAAATAATAATAATTATATCCTAGTTCTTGTGCCATTTCTTGCACTACATCCCGAAATTTGCTTCTTCTCGTATTCCTATCAACTTCCTGAAGCCCTATAAAATCTGGCTTATACTTTTTTAAACTCCGAGCAAGTTCCCTTCCATTAGTGAGCCTCGCCCCAAAAATATTGTATGTTATAAGTCTAAATTCCATTTTTATTTCCTATCCTTTTTATTTTATTTGTATAAATAATTAATTTTTTCTTGATTAAAACCATTTCAATTCATCTTTAGTCAAATATTCATAACTTCGATTTTTATCTTTTCCATCTCCATTTGGAAGCACTTCGAATGTATTATAATCTACACCTTCTAAAATTTTTCCCTTAAAATAAATATTTTTATCATCTTTTATAAACCATTTATTCAGAACTTCTACTTTATCTCTATTAATTCCTTTTACTTCATAAATAAAGTAGTATGAATCAAAACAGTTTAACATTGTATTGTTTATATAATATACATTGTATTTATCTTTTCCATATAATGTAGCATATATTATTCCATTTGGCAAAAATTCAAATGTTTCAGGATTTTTAATTTTTCCCAATAATGGAGAAGGATCTATTACTTCATTCCCGCTATAAACATGATTTTTATCCTTTGCATAATCTTCATTTAAAACTTTAAAACTCATAATATCAGCATTTTCTATTTTTTTATCCCGATAATAAATTTTATTCTCATTTTTCCAATAATTCTGCCCTAATTTTTCAAAATTTTTAATCTTTACATCTTTTATTTTTTTACCCATGTAATAAACATTCTTATCATCTTTTAAAAGGGAAAATCCTATCAACTCAGCAGTTTTCGGATTTACTCCCTCCAAAATTTTATTTCTGTAATAAACCTTTCCTTTATCTATCGAATAATAATCTCCTATAATTTGTGCAACATCTCCAAATCCCACATTTGCCAAAACTAGAAATAACAATACTTTTAAGATATTTTTCTTCACATTTTCTTCTTTCGATTCAAATTCAATTTTATAAATTTCTTTTCAAACAAAAATTACAATAAAAATATTTCACTTCCAAACATCATCTTTCATATCCGCTTTCTTCATCCCAGAAACAAACCTATTCCCTTCCACAAAAAATCTCAAATTTTTCTCAGTCCAAACACCTTTATTCGGAACTCCAATTCTCTCAGAAATACCTATCTTCTTAGGAATTTTAGCATTTTCAAAATCAAGATACAAATATTTCTCATTTATTTTAGAAATGTCATATTTAATTTCAAAATTTTTATTCCCTAATTTTTCAGAAAAATTTTCAATTTCAAACATATTTTTCTCAGTAATCTGAATTTCCGTCTTATAAAATCTATCGTCAATCCCAAATGCCTTTGTAAATTTTCCCGGACCATTACTCACTAAAATTCCACTTTTTCCACGATTTTCTTCCATTTTTTCAACATTCAAAATTGGCTCTATCGCTCTAATTAAAACACTTTGCGGATTTCCTTTTTCACAAGTCACAATATTTAACATTTTATGAGAGTGTATAGAATGAATATAAACAGTTCCAGCTTTTTCAAACAACGCTTCTACTTTTGGAGTCCGTTTTTTCCCATAACCGTGAGCCGCTCTGTCAAATTCACCCAAATACGCCTCCGTTTCAACAATATATCCGGCAAATATCTCATTTTCATTCTTTGAAATCAAAATTTTCCCAAGCAATTCCTTTGCTACCATAATAGTGTCTTTCTTATAAAATTTCTCTATTTCTTCAAAAGTCATTTTTTCTCTTCCTTTTTCTATGTTTTCATACTATTTCCCATTAGGTATAAATTCTATTTAATGTGAGATCAAAACTTCTTAGCAAAAAATAAATAAAATATTTTCCTATTTTTCAAATGGTATTTAGTATAAAATTTCTGTATTCTCAAATTTTTAATCAGTATATTTTTTCAACTGGCTTTTATGAATAAAACCTCTATATTCCTTTGTTTTTGAGAGTTTATTACTCTCATTAGGATATTCAACATCAAAAATATAATACCAGTCGCCATATTTTGTAATATATTTCACAACAGTTTCATTATCCATTTTTGAAACAATTTTCGAGTTTGTTGTCGGTTTTTCACGCAAATTCGCATATCCATCCTTTGAACTCACTTCATATTTTTTCAAATCAAAAGGCTCATTTGGATCTACAAACTCTTCTTCAAAATCCTTTGATTTTTTCGTTTTAACTTCAGTAATTTTCGATTTCGCACCAGCAACTCTTTTCAATTCTGTGGCATAGACATAAACTGTCGTAAAATCACATTCTGTATACGGCAAAACTTTTTTTATCTTAACTGTCGCTGGAACTTCAAATTTCCCTTTACGGATTTTTTGCATTTTTTGATATTCTTCTGGAAAATTTTTCTTTAATGTTTCAGTAATAATTTTTTCTTCCTTAGCTGTTTCCTTTTCATAATCCGCATTCACATCTGGATTATTATAGTCAAAATCTCTAAGCCTCAAAACTAACGGTTTCCCATTCACAATATCCTTATTTTCAGGATAAAACAGCATTTCGCCATATCCAGTACCCGAGCAAGGCACCTCTGGATCACTCTTATCCCAATCCATCTTAAAAATCCCTCTTAAATTTAAAATTACACCGTTATCAGTCAATAAAATTTCTTGAGCATTCGTATTTTTTCCAAAACTAATTACAGAAATTAATAGTAAAAACACAAAAAATAAATAATTTTTAAATTTCATCTTTCCCACCTCTTTTTTATTTAAGAAAACACAAAAATTTAATATCCAGAACCTTCACTCTCAGCCCCAGTTACAATTGCAATTCCAGAACTTGTTCCCAATCTTTCAGCACCCAGTTCAATATATTTTTTCGCAGTTTCAAAGTCTCTCACTCCGCCACTTGCCTTAACTTTTGCCTTATTTCCAACTGCTTTTTTCATAAGTTCCACATCTTCAAATGTAGCCCCTCCAGTTCCAAAACCTGTCGAAGTTTTCACAAAATCAGCATTCGCATTAACAGCCAATTCACACGCCTTCACTTTTTCCTCATCAGTCAAATAACAAGTTTCAATAATCACTTTCAAAACATTTTTTCCAATTGCTTCTTTAATTCTTCTAATTTCGTTTTCCACCAATTCATAGTCCTTATCTTTCAATGCTCCAACATTAATAACCATGTCAATTTCTGAAGCACCATCTTCAATCGCCTTTTTCGCCTCGAATACCTTTACATCAGTCGCCATCGCTCCCAAAGGAAACCCAACTACCGCTGCAACCTTCACATCGCTGTCTTTAACTTGACTAAAAGCATATTCAACATTCGCCCCATTTACACAAACTGAATAAAATCCATATTCTTTTGCTTCATCGCATAATTTTTTTATATCTTCTCTCGTAGCATTCGCCTTCAAAATTGTGTGATCAATAAATTTGCTTATTTTCATCATTACCATTCCCTTCTTTAATTTGTTATTTATTGTTTTTATTCTACTATAAGTATACCGACTTTTTTTCTTTTGGCAACACTATTTTATATAACAGAAAATACTGAAATATATTATTTTTAATCAATATTGTTCTTTACAATTATTCAATTTTTATGGTTAACTTATTTTACTAAAAATTCTATCAAATTTACATGCTTTATCCCATTTCTTGACATATCAAATTCATCCATCGACAGCACATATTTTGGATAATTGTCTTTAATATTTTCTAAAACTGAGAATTCTCTTTCTTTCGTATCTTCTGAAGCTAATAAATAACTTACCTGAATATATATTGTTTCATCATTTTTTTTACAGACAAAATCTACTTCAAGATTATCTACCTTTCCAATTTTTACATTATATCCTCTTCTTAACATTTCAAAGTACACAATATTTTCCAGTATTTAATTTATATTTTTTTGATTATTTTCCATTATTGCTTCCCTTATTCCATGATCAGCTATGTAATATTTTTCATTCACATTCAGTATCTTTTTTCCTAATAAATCATTTCTAGCAACTCGGTAAACTAAAAATGCCTCTTCACATGCCTTTATATAGTTCAGTATTGTTTCTGTTGCAACTTTTCTATTCTCGCTTTTAAAAAATTTAGAAATCGATGTTGCTGAAAATGTATTTCCAATATTCATAATAACATAATTTATTATTCTTTCAAGCAAATCTGTATCTCTAATATTATTTCTCTGAGTAATATCCTTTAATATAATAGAAGCATATAAATCCTGTAAATATTGCATACTTGCTTCAAAATTATAATCCAAATTATGAAGAAACGGCATTCCTCCAAATTTTACATATTTTTGAAATGCTTCTTTGACTTTTATTTCTTGATTTTTCTCCTGTATAATTTCAAAAAACTCTTTAAATGAAAACGGATACACAACAAATTCAACATATCTTCCAGCTAAATATGTTGAAAGCTCTCCTGAAAGCAGCTTAGCATTTGAACCTGTAATATAAATATCAAATCTAAGCTCTTCATCCACCCTCAAAGAGTTCACGCATTTTTCCCAGCCTTCCACTTCTTGAATTTCATCTAAAAAAACATAGTAGCTCTTATATTTATCATCAACCTTATTTAAAATAAAATCATACAATCTCTCATAATTTTTTAGATTTCTATATTTCAAATTTTCAAAATTAATATAAATAAACTGATTTTCATTTATTCCCCTATTTTTCAATTCCTCCATTAAAAGTTTTAACATAACTGATTTTCCACTTCTTCTTATTCCTGTCAAAACTTTTATCACATCTTTATCAATAAAAGGTACTATTTTTTTTATATATTCATCTCTTTTTAACATCTTATCACCTCTTTTCAATTATAACTTACAAAAAATCGAAAATCAACATTTTTATTAGTTATATCTTACAAAAATATTTTTTCTACAATTTTATCAGTTATAACTTAGGTAAATAAATATGAAAATTTAAAAAGATTAGCTTTCACTTTATACAAAAACTAATCCTTATTTAATCCATTAAAATTCATAATGTGTCCACATACTGATAATATTTATTCTTTTTTCTTCCTCAATAACTTCATAAACAAGTCTATGCTGTTTATTAATTCTCCTTGAATAATATCCCTTCAAATCTTTCGTCAAAATCTCGTAAAATGGTGGCGTTTGAAAAGGATTTTTCTTTATAAGATTTATCAATTTATCTACATTATTTTTTAATGCTGGAAATTGTTTTATTTTCTCCTTGTCTTTATTAGCTTTCTTTAAAATATAAATCTTATATTCTTCTACCATTCAAAAACCTCATAATCATCACTAGTAGCATTCTTTGCAGTTTCAATCTTTTCTTTCATATTTGGATCTGACAGCAAGTATAAAGTTTCTAGTAAACCGTTATATTCAGCTTCACTAATAATAATCGCATTTCCTTTTTTTGTATTCACATTAATAACATCGTTATAATCAATCGCCGATTCTAAATAAGAAAATAAATTTTTTCTCAAATTAGTTGCATTTGTATTTGTCACAAAAATCACTCCTTCCACTTATGTACATAATACAGTACATAAATAAAAAAGTCAAGATTTTTTTCATATCTTTATTTTTATTTTTTAGTTTGTTTATACAGAAATGCTTATGCTCTCAATTTTTAAAAAATTTTTTATCAGTTATAATTTAGTAAATAAATACGAAAATTAAAAAAGATTAGCTTTCACATTGTGCAAAAACTAATCCTTAACAATTTTATTATTTTATTATTTTATCAATTATTTATTATATATTTTTTATTTCAATTAAAACAAACTACATTTTATTTTTTAAATATTCCCGCATTATTTAAAACTTTATCTTTTACTTCATTTGTAGCATCTATTTTTTGATATAATGTAGGAACCCAATTCACTTTTGATAAACTTTCATCAAATTTATCAATTTTCTGTCCATTGAAAATATTGTTAATAGTTGTAAGTTCTTTTCCACCAAAGACTTTTACAAAATCTTTATAATCTTTGTCTTTTACTTCTGCAACATTGTTTTCAGCATATATTTTTGAATTTTTTCCAACTCCTAAAGAATAAGAATAACTGTATTCACTATTTTTATTGTCTGATTGATAATAATTATTATATACATGAACCTTTCCAAATCTCACTCTTGGTGCTCTTTGAACTAAATTATGAAAATAATTATGATGCAAAGTTACATTTAATTTCCCTTCATCTGTCATTTTTGAATCACTATTTCCTATCAAAATCGCTTTATTATGATTTTCAAAAATATTATATGATAAAGTTATGTAATCTGATTGATTTGATATATCAATTAACCCATCCCTATGCTCATATTTACGATTAAAATATTTTTCAATAGTTTCAGGTCCATCTTGAAAATGGCAATGATCTATCCAAATATGAGTGCCACCCTTTATTGAAATACTGTCATATTCGGAATTCCAGTTACCTTCTTTTCCATCTTTTGGATCCCATGATGGAAAATAATCATAAGGGGGCTCGAACATTATATTTCTTATAATTATATTATTAGAATCTAGGACTAAATCTACACCTTTTAATTTTGCATTTTTAATCCCAATTATACTTGTATTGGCAGGAACATGGACTGTAATACTTTTACTTTGATTTTTTTGAGATTGTTCTCTTTTTGCTTCCTGATCTTCTTTCAGACTTTTAGGTGCTGAACTTTTAGAAGCATGAGTTTCCAAATATTTTTGAAAATCATACCCTTTAGCCATATAATCTTCCATCTTTAAACTCTTACCATTATCATCTGTATCAAAATCTATTGTCCCATATATCATCAAAATCTTAGGTTCCGTATTTTTTCTGTTTCCAAGTGCTGCAACAAATTCTTTCTTATTTGTAACTTTGAATATATTTTTCTGAACAGCTTGAGTTCCACCCGTAGTTCCTTTACCTTCTGAAGCAAATCCATCATTTTTAGCTAATACTTCTCGTATAAAATCAGTTTTTTCAGCCGAACACAAGATTAAAGAAATCATTAAACTAATTACTAAAACTATTTTTTTCATTTTTTGTCTCCTTTACATTTTACTAAAGTATCCTCTCTTTGCATTTACATTAAATCATTATAATCAATTGCTTATTCTAAACAAAAAAATAAAGTTTTTCTTAAATTAGTTGCA
This window encodes:
- a CDS encoding winged helix-turn-helix transcriptional regulator is translated as MSKTEAVSNACPMELGINILSGKWKLRILWNLYIKKVVRFNELQRNLGNITTKTLTEQLRELEDKKMIKRTIYPEIPPKVEYSLTEIGNSIEPVLKTLCDWGNEYLELIDNNTDKV
- a CDS encoding amidohydrolase family protein, yielding MIIDSHQHLILPTELQIEQMNKAGVDKAILFTTTPHPEKAKTLTEFKNEMSILFKILGGENSLENNKKRFKKDISDLMKVINNYPDKFYGFGTVPLGLSLEETQIWIKQYIIDNGLKGIGEFTPGNDEQVSQLETIFKALKQYENFPIWVHTFNPVTLNGIKILENLTRKYFKTPVIFGHMGGYNWMEVTEIHQMPTLIYPLLFLHSH
- a CDS encoding endonuclease/exonuclease/phosphatase family protein, with the translated sequence MEFRLITYNIFGARLTNGRELARSLKKYKPDFIGLQEVDRNTRRSKFRDVVQEMAQELGYNYYYFQKAMDFDSGEYGIAFISKYDVKNIYIHQLPGSSKEKRQILAARLNTQKFKNKILIVNTHLDNSLDNKNEELADLFAAIEGFKGDVKFLCGDFNLLPTTEYYAKIRKDWNDSYFEGRDLENKNNSENRELETARIDYVMAKKGTDYKVKKSFYINDDSRDWTKLSDHLPYMAVFEVE
- a CDS encoding DKNYY domain-containing protein, with protein sequence MKKNILKVLLFLVLANVGFGDVAQIIGDYYSIDKGKVYYRNKILEGVNPKTAELIGFSLLKDDKNVYYMGKKIKDVKIKNFEKLGQNYWKNENKIYYRDKKIENADIMSFKVLNEDYAKDKNHVYSGNEVIDPSPLLGKIKNPETFEFLPNGIIYATLYGKDKYNVYYINNTMLNCFDSYYFIYEVKGINRDKVEVLNKWFIKDDKNIYFKGKILEGVDYNTFEVLPNGDGKDKNRSYEYLTKDELKWF
- a CDS encoding DNA-3-methyladenine glycosylase translates to MTFEEIEKFYKKDTIMVAKELLGKILISKNENEIFAGYIVETEAYLGEFDRAAHGYGKKRTPKVEALFEKAGTVYIHSIHSHKMLNIVTCEKGNPQSVLIRAIEPILNVEKMEENRGKSGILVSNGPGKFTKAFGIDDRFYKTEIQITEKNMFEIENFSEKLGNKNFEIKYDISKINEKYLYLDFENAKIPKKIGISERIGVPNKGVWTEKNLRFFVEGNRFVSGMKKADMKDDVWK
- a CDS encoding SH3 domain-containing protein, which gives rise to MKFKNYLFFVFLLLISVISFGKNTNAQEILLTDNGVILNLRGIFKMDWDKSDPEVPCSGTGYGEMLFYPENKDIVNGKPLVLRLRDFDYNNPDVNADYEKETAKEEKIITETLKKNFPEEYQKMQKIRKGKFEVPATVKIKKVLPYTECDFTTVYVYATELKRVAGAKSKITEVKTKKSKDFEEEFVDPNEPFDLKKYEVSSKDGYANLREKPTTNSKIVSKMDNETVVKYITKYGDWYYIFDVEYPNESNKLSKTKEYRGFIHKSQLKKYTD
- the deoC gene encoding deoxyribose-phosphate aldolase, whose product is MKISKFIDHTILKANATREDIKKLCDEAKEYGFYSVCVNGANVEYAFSQVKDSDVKVAAVVGFPLGAMATDVKVFEAKKAIEDGASEIDMVINVGALKDKDYELVENEIRRIKEAIGKNVLKVIIETCYLTDEEKVKACELAVNANADFVKTSTGFGTGGATFEDVELMKKAVGNKAKVKASGGVRDFETAKKYIELGAERLGTSSGIAIVTGAESEGSGY
- a CDS encoding Txe/YoeB family addiction module toxin encodes the protein MVEEYKIYILKKANKDKEKIKQFPALKNNVDKLINLIKKNPFQTPPFYEILTKDLKGYYSRRINKQHRLVYEVIEEEKRINIISMWTHYEF
- a CDS encoding type II toxin-antitoxin system Phd/YefM family antitoxin encodes the protein MTNTNATNLRKNLFSYLESAIDYNDVINVNTKKGNAIIISEAEYNGLLETLYLLSDPNMKEKIETAKNATSDDYEVFEW
- a CDS encoding pectate lyase family protein — translated: MKKIVLVISLMISLILCSAEKTDFIREVLAKNDGFASEGKGTTGGTQAVQKNIFKVTNKKEFVAALGNRKNTEPKILMIYGTIDFDTDDNGKSLKMEDYMAKGYDFQKYLETHASKSSAPKSLKEDQEAKREQSQKNQSKSITVHVPANTSIIGIKNAKLKGVDLVLDSNNIIIRNIMFEPPYDYFPSWDPKDGKEGNWNSEYDSISIKGGTHIWIDHCHFQDGPETIEKYFNRKYEHRDGLIDISNQSDYITLSYNIFENHNKAILIGNSDSKMTDEGKLNVTLHHNYFHNLVQRAPRVRFGKVHVYNNYYQSDNKNSEYSYSYSLGVGKNSKIYAENNVAEVKDKDYKDFVKVFGGKELTTINNIFNGQKIDKFDESLSKVNWVPTLYQKIDATNEVKDKVLNNAGIFKK